In Streptomyces nodosus, one DNA window encodes the following:
- a CDS encoding IS5/IS1182 family transposase yields the protein MAGVITASEPSWIAPFTGLSPRALRKLVTVLRRQGADAVRMGRPWSLPLEDRALLVAAYWRTNLTMRQLAPLFGVSKSAADRIIDRLGPMLALQPRKRFAKGTVLIVDGTLVPTRDHAVAERSKNYRYSTNHQVVIDADTRLVVVVGRPLAGNRNDCKAWEESGAKAAVGKTITIADGGYPGTGLVIPHRRERGQTELADWKEEHNKSHKQVRARVEHVFARMKTWKILRDCRLKGEGVHHAVATRQR from the coding sequence GTGGCTGGTGTGATCACGGCGTCGGAGCCGTCCTGGATAGCTCCATTCACCGGACTGAGCCCCCGAGCCTTGCGGAAGCTGGTGACGGTCTTGCGCCGCCAGGGCGCGGACGCTGTCCGCATGGGCCGGCCGTGGAGCCTCCCCCTGGAGGACCGGGCACTGCTGGTCGCGGCGTACTGGCGCACGAACCTCACGATGCGCCAGCTCGCCCCGCTGTTCGGGGTGTCCAAGTCGGCAGCGGACCGCATCATCGACCGCCTTGGGCCGATGCTCGCGCTCCAGCCCCGCAAGCGGTTCGCCAAGGGCACCGTGCTCATCGTGGACGGCACCTTGGTCCCGACCCGGGATCACGCCGTCGCTGAGCGGTCAAAGAACTACCGGTACTCCACCAACCACCAGGTCGTCATCGACGCCGACACCCGCCTGGTCGTCGTGGTCGGCCGGCCGCTCGCCGGTAACCGCAACGACTGCAAGGCATGGGAGGAGTCCGGCGCCAAGGCCGCCGTCGGCAAGACCATCACGATCGCCGACGGTGGCTACCCGGGCACCGGACTCGTCATTCCGCACCGCCGCGAGCGCGGCCAGACCGAACTTGCGGACTGGAAAGAGGAGCACAACAAGTCCCACAAGCAGGTCCGGGCCCGCGTCGAGCACGTCTTCGCACGGATGAAGACGTGGAAGATCCTCCGCGACTGCCGCCTCAAAGGCGAGGGCGTCCATCATGCTGTCGCGACCAGACAGAGATGA
- a CDS encoding transposase: MLHGQWQDRTSKLDRYRPYLEQRIAEGCTNLSILHRELQERRARCAYSTLRDYVHPLRPGRRPAASRPPMARPPSPREATRWIMSHPDHLRDDDRLRLKTLLARSPELTATTAHVRTFATLMTNREGERLRGWIADVCADQQCGLASFAAGLITDLDAVVFGMSTEWSSGPVEGRVNDLKALKRSMFGRAKLPLLRKRLLLIAASRRP; the protein is encoded by the coding sequence CCAGTGGCAAGACCGGACCAGTAAACTCGACCGATACCGACCTTACCTGGAGCAACGGATCGCCGAGGGCTGCACGAACCTGTCGATCCTCCACCGTGAGCTGCAAGAACGTAGGGCCCGCTGCGCCTACAGCACCCTGCGCGACTATGTCCATCCGCTGCGTCCCGGACGCCGACCCGCAGCCAGCCGTCCGCCGATGGCCCGGCCGCCCTCGCCCCGCGAAGCCACCCGCTGGATCATGAGCCACCCCGACCACCTACGTGACGACGACCGGCTGCGGCTCAAGACACTGCTGGCCCGCTCGCCCGAGCTCACAGCCACCACCGCCCACGTCCGGACGTTCGCAACCCTCATGACCAACCGTGAAGGAGAACGGCTGCGCGGATGGATCGCCGATGTCTGCGCCGACCAGCAGTGCGGCCTGGCCTCCTTCGCCGCCGGGCTGATCACCGACCTCGACGCCGTCGTCTTCGGCATGAGCACCGAATGGTCCTCCGGCCCCGTCGAAGGCCGCGTCAACGACCTGAAAGCCCTCAAGCGCAGCATGTTCGGCAGAGCGAAACTTCCGCTACTGCGCAAGCGGCTCCTCCTGATCGCGGCCAGCCGTCGACCCTAG